Proteins from one Bacteroidota bacterium genomic window:
- the rsmG gene encoding 16S rRNA (guanine(527)-N(7))-methyltransferase RsmG codes for MAKGVQTITNYFPEIDKETIDKFITLDILYNDWNSKINVISRKDIKNIFIHHFLHSLALVKIQSLNEDTSILDIGTGGGLPGIPLAIMFPKATFHLIDGTGKKIKVAKELIKQLELKNITAEQCRSEDHNQKYNIVLGRAVSTLSDFTRIAKKNLKKQGNIFYWTGGNYKSIRNNRNVKIFKLENFFNEEYFIDKYIVKTE; via the coding sequence ATGGCAAAAGGAGTTCAAACAATTACAAATTATTTTCCTGAAATTGATAAAGAGACGATTGATAAATTTATAACACTTGATATTCTTTATAATGATTGGAACAGCAAAATAAATGTAATCTCCCGTAAGGATATTAAAAATATTTTTATCCATCATTTTTTACATTCTCTTGCACTTGTTAAAATACAATCATTAAATGAGGATACAAGTATTCTTGATATTGGCACAGGAGGAGGTTTGCCAGGTATTCCTTTGGCAATAATGTTTCCAAAAGCAACTTTTCATCTTATTGATGGAACAGGAAAAAAAATAAAAGTTGCAAAAGAATTGATAAAACAACTTGAATTAAAAAATATCACAGCAGAACAATGCAGATCAGAAGATCATAATCAAAAATATAATATTGTTTTAGGAAGAGCTGTAAGTACTTTATCAGATTTTACTAGAATTGCTAAAAAAAACCTAAAAAAGCAAGGAAATATTTTTTATTGGACAGGTGGGAATTATAAATCAATAAGAAATAATAGGAATGTAAAAATATTTAAGCTTGAGAATTTCTTTAATGAAGAATATTTTATTGATAAATATATTGTTAAAACAGAATAA
- a CDS encoding glycosyltransferase, which yields MIDFITNIYFILPLFILLLFQLLFFFGLFSRFAFFKKVSIKNEPSVSVLIATKNEKENLENNLKSFLEQDYPDYEVIVIDDKSLDNTFEYLEQLEEKYSNLKIVRIKGHIRDYPGKKFALSLGIRKSTKDILLFTDADCKAVSNQWIRLMARNYSDNNQIVTGFSPYERKNSLLNLIIQFDTFYTALQYFSFTLASMPYMGVGRNLSYRKELFNKKGYATQLHVPYGDDDLFVNKNATENNISIEIDPDSFILSKPHTSLSKWFRQKKRHLKGGKEYKKNHKRWLAYLWLSHFAFYVAFAIAVIFNPLSYLIWGIFGLRFISSMIVYGFSMKKLKMLPYLWAVPFLDIFYHIIFVPGMSTISLFSNKKSW from the coding sequence ATGATAGATTTCATTACAAACATATATTTCATTTTACCACTTTTTATTTTACTGCTTTTTCAGTTATTATTCTTTTTTGGACTTTTTTCACGATTTGCATTTTTTAAAAAGGTAAGCATAAAAAATGAACCATCTGTATCTGTTTTAATTGCTACAAAAAATGAAAAGGAAAATCTTGAAAATAATCTTAAATCTTTTCTTGAACAAGATTATCCTGATTATGAAGTAATTGTTATTGATGATAAATCATTAGATAACACTTTTGAATATCTTGAACAATTGGAAGAAAAATATTCTAACCTTAAAATTGTAAGAATTAAAGGTCATATCCGTGATTATCCTGGAAAAAAATTCGCTTTATCTCTTGGAATCCGTAAATCAACAAAAGATATTTTGCTTTTTACTGATGCCGATTGTAAAGCTGTTTCTAATCAATGGATAAGACTAATGGCACGCAATTATTCCGATAATAATCAAATTGTTACAGGTTTCTCTCCTTATGAAAGGAAAAACTCTCTTTTAAATCTAATTATTCAGTTTGATACTTTTTACACTGCCTTACAATATTTTTCATTTACACTGGCTTCCATGCCTTATATGGGTGTTGGCAGAAATCTTTCCTACAGAAAAGAGCTTTTTAATAAAAAAGGTTATGCTACACAACTTCATGTTCCTTATGGTGATGACGACCTTTTTGTTAACAAAAATGCAACAGAAAATAATATTTCAATAGAAATTGATCCTGATTCTTTCATACTTTCTAAACCTCACACAAGTTTATCAAAATGGTTCAGACAGAAAAAAAGACATCTTAAGGGAGGAAAAGAATATAAAAAAAATCACAAAAGATGGTTAGCTTATTTGTGGTTAAGTCATTTTGCTTTTTATGTTGCTTTTGCAATTGCAGTTATTTTTAATCCATTATCATATTTGATTTGGGGAATATTCGGACTTAGATTTATTAGTTCAATGATTGTTTATGGCTTTTCAATGAAGAAACTTAAAATGTTGCCATACTTATGGGCTGTTCCATTTCTTGATATTTTTTATCATATTATTTTTGTTCCGGGGATGAGTACAATTAGCCTGTTTTCAAATAAAAAAAGCTGGTAA
- the tgt gene encoding tRNA guanosine(34) transglycosylase Tgt: MEFKIESKDKNSKARSGKITTERGEIKTPIFMPVGTLGSVKTVHQRELESDINAPIILGNSYHLYLRPGLEVLEKAGGLHKFINWNRFILTDSGGYQVYSLAKNRKITDEGVKFQSHIDGSKHFISPENSIDIQRTIGADIIMAFDECTPYPVEYDYAKNSMHLTHKWLKRCISQFDKTKHKYEHPQTFFPIVQGSVYKDLRIESAKFIADQSADGNAIGGLSVGEPHEKMYEMTEMVCDILPKDKPRYLMGVGTPANILESIALGVDMFDCVMPTRNARHGLLYTKEGRINIKNEKWKNDYSPINEEPLSFIDKYYSKAYLRHLLISGEALAAQIASINNLNFYLWLVNEARTQIEKGDFLSWKNKMAEKLNRRL, from the coding sequence ATGGAGTTTAAAATTGAAAGCAAAGATAAAAACAGCAAAGCAAGAAGTGGAAAGATAACTACAGAAAGGGGAGAAATTAAAACACCGATTTTTATGCCTGTTGGAACTTTGGGTAGTGTAAAAACTGTTCATCAGCGTGAACTAGAATCGGATATTAATGCACCGATAATTCTTGGCAATTCGTATCATCTTTATTTACGTCCCGGTTTAGAAGTGTTAGAAAAAGCAGGTGGACTTCATAAATTTATCAATTGGAACAGATTTATTCTTACCGATAGTGGTGGATATCAGGTTTATTCTTTGGCAAAAAATAGAAAAATTACTGATGAAGGCGTTAAATTCCAATCACATATTGATGGTTCAAAACATTTTATTTCACCCGAGAATTCTATTGATATTCAACGAACTATTGGTGCTGATATTATTATGGCTTTTGATGAATGTACACCTTATCCTGTAGAATATGATTATGCAAAAAACTCAATGCATTTAACTCATAAGTGGCTGAAAAGATGTATTTCGCAATTTGATAAAACAAAGCATAAATACGAACATCCACAGACATTTTTCCCCATAGTTCAAGGCAGTGTTTATAAAGATTTAAGAATTGAATCTGCTAAATTTATTGCCGACCAAAGTGCTGATGGAAATGCTATCGGAGGACTCTCCGTTGGAGAACCTCATGAAAAAATGTATGAAATGACCGAAATGGTTTGTGATATTTTACCAAAAGACAAACCAAGATATCTTATGGGTGTAGGCACTCCCGCAAATATCCTTGAATCAATAGCTCTTGGTGTGGATATGTTTGATTGTGTGATGCCAACAAGAAATGCACGCCACGGATTACTTTATACAAAAGAAGGACGAATAAATATTAAAAATGAAAAATGGAAAAATGATTATAGTCCGATAAATGAAGAACCCTTAAGTTTTATTGACAAATATTATTCTAAAGCATATTTGAGGCATTTATTAATTTCAGGGGAAGCACTTGCGGCACAAATAGCATCAATAAATAATCTAAATTTTTATCTTTGGCTGGTAAATGAAGCCCGTACACAGATTGAAAAGGGAGATTTTTTGTCATGGAAAAATAAAATGGCAGAAAAATTGAACAGACGACTATAA
- a CDS encoding LptF/LptG family permease, whose amino-acid sequence MKIIDIYIIKKFLTTFVLIIGLFIIIAIVFDFSEKIEDFIKNQAPTKAILFDYYLNFIPYFVNLFSPLFVFISAIYFTSRLAYNTEIVAMLTNGMNFYRLLVPYFIVATILASFSFYLAGWAIPQGYKKLLNFEEKYILNPFQNEGHNIHRQVAKDQFIYIRNYHIDDNEGIKFSLEKFEGTKLTYKLIARRVVWVDSLQMWNAIRYSERTIDGMNEKIEKGENKLLNIAINPKDFGRKSRDIQTMNNKQLSKFIKLEKSRGADLIDLYLIEKYKRFSMPFATFILVLIAFTISTRKLRGGTGMHLGFGLMLAFTYILLLQFSTMIAIKTNFNPLLSVWLPTIIYSVFGVFLLFRAQK is encoded by the coding sequence TTGAAAATAATTGATATATATATTATTAAAAAATTTTTAACAACCTTTGTTCTTATTATTGGTCTGTTTATAATTATTGCTATTGTTTTTGATTTTTCGGAAAAGATTGAAGATTTCATTAAAAATCAAGCACCAACCAAGGCTATACTTTTTGATTACTATCTGAATTTTATTCCCTATTTTGTAAATCTTTTCAGTCCTTTGTTTGTTTTTATTTCGGCAATATATTTTACATCCCGATTAGCTTACAATACAGAAATTGTTGCAATGCTAACAAATGGAATGAATTTTTATCGCTTGCTTGTACCATATTTTATTGTTGCTACAATTCTTGCTTCTTTTTCATTTTATCTTGCTGGTTGGGCAATTCCACAAGGATATAAAAAATTATTGAATTTTGAAGAGAAATATATTTTAAATCCTTTTCAAAATGAAGGACATAATATTCATCGTCAGGTTGCTAAAGATCAATTTATTTATATTAGGAATTATCACATTGATGATAATGAAGGTATAAAATTCTCTCTTGAGAAATTTGAAGGTACTAAGTTGACATACAAACTTATTGCACGAAGAGTAGTCTGGGTTGATAGCCTACAAATGTGGAATGCAATAAGATATTCGGAAAGGACGATTGATGGTATGAATGAAAAAATTGAAAAAGGTGAAAACAAGTTATTAAACATTGCAATAAATCCTAAGGACTTCGGACGAAAATCAAGAGACATTCAAACCATGAATAATAAACAATTGTCAAAATTTATTAAACTGGAGAAGTCAAGAGGAGCAGATCTTATTGATTTATACTTAATTGAAAAGTACAAACGTTTTTCTATGCCTTTTGCAACTTTTATTCTTGTTCTTATTGCTTTTACAATTTCTACACGAAAATTAAGAGGAGGTACGGGAATGCATCTTGGCTTTGGACTAATGTTGGCATTTACATATATTCTTTTATTGCAATTTTCAACAATGATTGCTATCAAAACAAATTTTAATCCCTTGCTTTCGGTGTGGTTACCAACTATTATTTATTCAGTTTTTGGAGTATTTTTGCTTTTTAGAGCACAGAAATAA
- a CDS encoding cob(I)yrinic acid a,c-diamide adenosyltransferase, with translation MSISTKTGDKGQTSLFSGEKVWKNELRVESYGTIDELNSFLGEAKNYVNSKEIIIIIEEIQKTLFRLGAELASKGKIFANAIETKDVDKLTELVHSFEKEIKLTSFTVPGKNISSAKLDICRTIARRAERKIIALHNDENISEELLKYINRLSDLLFIMARAEEK, from the coding sequence ATGAGTATTTCAACAAAAACGGGAGATAAAGGACAAACATCTTTATTTTCGGGAGAAAAAGTTTGGAAAAATGAATTAAGAGTAGAAAGTTATGGAACAATTGACGAACTAAATTCATTTCTTGGTGAGGCAAAAAATTACGTTAATTCAAAGGAGATTATTATAATTATTGAAGAGATTCAAAAAACCCTTTTTCGTTTAGGTGCGGAATTAGCTTCAAAAGGAAAAATATTTGCTAATGCAATAGAAACAAAAGATGTTGACAAATTAACCGAGTTGGTACATTCTTTTGAAAAAGAAATTAAATTAACATCTTTTACAGTTCCGGGAAAAAATATATCCTCAGCAAAGCTTGATATTTGCCGTACAATTGCAAGGCGTGCAGAACGGAAAATTATTGCATTGCATAATGATGAAAATATTTCAGAAGAGCTTTTAAAATATATTAATCGCTTATCAGACCTGCTTTTTATTATGGCAAGAGCAGAAGAAAAATAA